Proteins encoded in a region of the Geobacillus genomosp. 3 genome:
- the dnaK gene encoding molecular chaperone DnaK, translating to MSKIIGIDLGTTNSCVAVLEGGEAKVIPNPEGNRTTPSVVAFKNGERLVGEVAKRQAITNPNTIISIKRHMGTDYKVDIEGKQYTPQEISAIILQYLKSYAEDYLGEPVTRAVITVPAYFNDAQRQATKDAGRIAGLEVERIINEPTAAALAYGLDKEEDQTILVYDLGGGTFDVSILELGDGVFEVKATAGDNHLGGDDFDQVIIDYLVSQFKQEHGIDLSKDKMALQRLKDAAEKAKKELSGVTQTQISLPFISANENGPLHLETTLTRAKFEELSAHLVERTMGPVRQALQDAGMTPADIDKVILVGGSTRIPAVQEAIKRELGKEPHKGVNPDEVVAIGAAIQGGVIAGEVKDVVLLDVTPLSLGIETMGGVFTKLIERNTTIPTSKSQVFTTAADNQTTVDIHVLQGERPMAADNKTLGRFQLTGIPPAPRGVPQIEVTFDIDANGIVHVRAKDLGTNKEQSITIKSSSGLSEEEIQRMVKEAEENAEADRKRKEAAELRNEADQLIFTTEKTVKELEGKVSADEIKKAQDAKDALKAALEKNDLDDIRKKKDALQEAVQQLSIKLYEQAAKQAQEAGAQAGAANRDNVVDAEFEEVKDDK from the coding sequence ATGAGCAAAATTATCGGCATTGACTTAGGGACGACAAACTCTTGCGTCGCCGTGTTAGAAGGCGGCGAAGCCAAAGTCATTCCAAACCCGGAAGGAAACCGCACAACCCCATCGGTTGTAGCGTTTAAAAACGGTGAGCGTTTAGTCGGTGAGGTCGCCAAACGGCAGGCGATCACGAATCCGAACACGATTATCTCGATTAAGCGCCACATGGGGACGGATTACAAAGTTGACATCGAAGGGAAGCAATATACGCCGCAGGAAATTTCGGCGATCATTTTGCAATACTTGAAGTCGTACGCCGAAGATTATTTGGGAGAGCCGGTGACACGCGCCGTCATCACCGTCCCGGCGTACTTTAACGATGCCCAGCGCCAGGCGACGAAAGATGCCGGACGCATCGCCGGGCTTGAAGTTGAGCGCATCATCAACGAGCCGACGGCGGCCGCTCTCGCTTACGGTCTTGACAAAGAGGAGGATCAAACGATTCTCGTCTATGACTTGGGCGGTGGGACGTTTGACGTTTCCATTTTGGAGCTTGGCGACGGCGTCTTTGAAGTGAAAGCGACTGCCGGGGATAACCATTTGGGCGGCGATGACTTCGACCAAGTGATCATCGATTATTTGGTCAGCCAGTTCAAACAAGAGCATGGCATCGACTTATCGAAAGATAAAATGGCGCTTCAGCGCTTGAAAGATGCAGCTGAAAAGGCGAAAAAAGAACTGTCGGGCGTCACGCAGACGCAAATTTCGCTGCCGTTCATCAGCGCGAACGAAAACGGCCCGCTCCATTTGGAGACAACGCTCACCAGGGCGAAATTTGAAGAGCTGTCCGCCCACCTCGTCGAACGGACGATGGGGCCGGTTCGCCAAGCGCTGCAAGATGCTGGCATGACGCCGGCTGATATTGACAAAGTGATTTTAGTCGGCGGTTCGACGCGCATTCCGGCTGTCCAAGAGGCGATTAAGCGCGAGCTTGGGAAAGAGCCGCACAAAGGCGTCAACCCGGATGAAGTCGTCGCCATCGGTGCGGCGATTCAAGGCGGGGTCATTGCCGGTGAAGTGAAAGATGTTGTCTTGCTTGATGTTACCCCGCTGTCGCTTGGCATTGAGACGATGGGCGGCGTGTTCACGAAATTAATCGAACGGAATACGACCATTCCGACGAGCAAATCGCAAGTGTTCACCACGGCCGCCGACAACCAAACGACAGTAGACATCCATGTGCTGCAAGGGGAGCGCCCGATGGCGGCGGACAACAAAACGCTCGGCCGCTTCCAGCTGACCGGCATCCCGCCGGCGCCGCGCGGCGTGCCGCAAATTGAAGTGACGTTTGACATTGACGCCAACGGCATCGTCCATGTGCGCGCCAAAGACTTGGGCACGAACAAAGAGCAATCGATTACGATTAAATCGTCGTCTGGCCTGTCGGAAGAAGAAATTCAGCGCATGGTCAAAGAGGCGGAGGAAAACGCCGAAGCCGACCGGAAGCGGAAGGAAGCGGCCGAGCTGCGCAATGAAGCCGACCAGCTCATCTTTACAACTGAAAAAACGGTGAAAGAGCTTGAAGGGAAAGTGAGCGCTGATGAAATCAAAAAAGCGCAAGATGCGAAAGATGCGTTGAAAGCGGCGCTCGAGAAAAACGACCTTGATGATATCCGCAAGAAAAAAGACGCGCTGCAAGAGGCGGTGCAGCAACTGTCGATCAAGCTGTATGAGCAAGCGGCGAAACAGGCGCAAGAGGCCGGGGCACAAGCTGGCGCCGCCAACCGGGACAATGTCGTTGATGCCGAATTTGAAGAAGTGAAGGACGACAAATAA
- the grpE gene encoding nucleotide exchange factor GrpE, protein MEQGEKQMTEQATYNEPEMEQPVSSEEAVLQPEGEADAAGSVGGEPEPVSGATGSAEEVQAEAGELAAAKAQVAELEAKLAEMENRYLRLYADFENFRRRTRQEMEAAEKYRAQSLASDLLPVLDNFERALKIETENEQAKSILQGMEMVYRSLLDALKKEGVEAIEAVGKPFDPHLHQAVMQTDEGGYEPNTVVEEFQKGYKLKDRILRPAMVKVSQ, encoded by the coding sequence ATGGAGCAAGGAGAAAAACAAATGACTGAACAAGCTACATACAACGAACCTGAAATGGAGCAGCCGGTTTCGTCGGAAGAGGCGGTTCTACAGCCGGAAGGCGAAGCGGATGCTGCCGGGTCGGTTGGCGGGGAGCCAGAGCCGGTCTCTGGGGCAACCGGATCTGCTGAGGAGGTGCAAGCCGAGGCGGGGGAGCTCGCGGCCGCCAAAGCGCAAGTGGCGGAGCTCGAAGCCAAGTTGGCTGAGATGGAAAACCGCTATCTCCGCCTGTATGCTGATTTTGAAAATTTCCGCCGCCGGACACGCCAAGAGATGGAAGCGGCTGAAAAATACCGCGCCCAAAGTTTGGCGAGCGATTTGCTTCCGGTGCTTGACAACTTTGAGCGCGCCTTGAAAATAGAGACGGAAAATGAACAAGCCAAATCGATTTTGCAAGGGATGGAAATGGTGTACCGTTCGCTCCTTGACGCGTTGAAAAAAGAAGGCGTCGAGGCGATTGAAGCGGTCGGGAAGCCGTTTGACCCCCATTTGCATCAAGCGGTCATGCAGACGGATGAAGGCGGCTACGAGCCGAATACAGTGGTCGAGGAATTCCAAAAGGGCTATAAGTTAAAGGATCGCATTCTCCGTCCTGCGATGGTCAAGGTAAGCCAATAA
- the hrcA gene encoding heat-inducible transcriptional repressor HrcA, whose protein sequence is MLTDRQLLILQVIIDDFIRSGQPVGSRTLSKKHQIAFSSATIRNEMADLEELGYIEKTHISSGRVPSEKGYRYYVDHLLPPQRLTRADIQKIRSVFAERIYELEKLVQKSAQILSDLTNYTSIALGPAFKENKLKRMQIIPLNEQTAVAIVVTDTGHVENRVVTIPAAVNASDLEKMVNILNERLNGVPLIDLKEKIDREVADVLSRHIRNYDSMLNTLIDTIGAPEEEKMFFAGKANMLNQPEFSDIQKVRPLLNIIEQEKDIYRLLRKQSRKGVQVSIGRENELSGMENCSLITATYSVGDAPLGTIAILGPTRMEYSRVITVLNRVASDLSAALAKWYQNQ, encoded by the coding sequence GTGTTAACGGACCGTCAACTGCTGATTTTGCAGGTGATTATCGACGACTTCATTCGTTCCGGGCAGCCTGTCGGTTCGCGGACGTTATCAAAAAAGCATCAAATCGCGTTCAGCTCGGCGACCATTCGCAATGAAATGGCGGATTTGGAAGAGCTGGGCTATATCGAAAAAACGCACATTTCCTCGGGACGCGTGCCGTCGGAGAAAGGATACCGCTATTATGTTGACCATTTGTTGCCTCCGCAGCGGTTGACAAGGGCAGATATTCAAAAAATCCGCTCTGTGTTCGCCGAGCGCATATATGAGTTAGAGAAGCTGGTGCAAAAATCGGCACAAATTTTATCTGACTTGACCAATTATACGTCGATCGCCCTCGGTCCGGCGTTTAAAGAAAACAAGTTGAAACGGATGCAAATCATTCCGCTCAACGAACAGACGGCTGTTGCCATCGTTGTGACCGATACAGGCCACGTCGAAAACCGGGTGGTGACGATTCCGGCTGCGGTTAACGCCAGCGATCTCGAAAAAATGGTCAACATTTTAAACGAACGGTTGAACGGTGTTCCCCTTATTGACTTGAAGGAAAAAATCGACAGGGAAGTGGCCGATGTGCTGAGCCGGCATATTAGAAATTATGACAGCATGCTCAATACGCTGATCGATACGATCGGTGCCCCCGAAGAGGAAAAAATGTTTTTCGCCGGCAAGGCGAACATGCTCAATCAGCCGGAATTCAGCGACATCCAAAAAGTGCGCCCGCTTCTGAACATCATCGAGCAGGAAAAGGATATTTACCGCCTGCTGCGAAAGCAGAGTCGAAAAGGGGTGCAAGTGTCAATCGGGCGGGAAAATGAACTGAGCGGCATGGAAAACTGCAGCCTGATTACGGCCACATATTCAGTCGGCGATGCGCCGCTTGGGACGATTGCGATTCTCGGCCCGACGCGCATGGAATATTCGCGCGTGATCACCGTCTTAAACCGCGTTGCCTCCGATTTGTCGGCGGCGTTGGCAAAATGGTATCAAAATCAGTAA
- the hemW gene encoding radical SAM family heme chaperone HemW: MATSAYFHIPFCAHICHYCDFNKVFAAGQPVDGYLRAMDQEMAWTAAEFGSHLETLFIGGGTPTVLEPAQLGRLLESIHRHFQFDAQMAEFTVEANPDGLTKEKLSILRAAGVNRLSIGVQTFDDQLLQAIGRTHRRGDAERAVAMAREAGFENISLDLMYGLPGQTFEQFLADLETAFSLHVPHLSAYSLILEPKTIFYNEWRKGRLYLPGEEAEAAMYEAAMERTTARGYRQYEISNYAFQGFESRHNFVYWNNEEYYGIGAGAHSYVDGVRRANIGPVRHYIEKVERGEWPHRDVHRLTVREQMEEEMFLGLRKTEGVSKACFQQKFGCEMNDVFGEAIRREIENGRLEETATHVRLTKRGKLLGNEVFAAFLGEM; encoded by the coding sequence ATGGCAACATCAGCATATTTTCACATTCCGTTTTGCGCCCATATTTGTCATTATTGCGACTTTAACAAAGTGTTCGCCGCCGGCCAGCCGGTTGACGGTTATTTGCGGGCGATGGATCAAGAAATGGCGTGGACGGCGGCCGAGTTCGGCAGCCATCTCGAGACGCTGTTTATCGGCGGCGGCACGCCGACGGTGTTGGAGCCGGCGCAGCTCGGCCGCTTGCTTGAGAGCATCCACCGCCATTTTCAGTTTGACGCGCAAATGGCGGAGTTTACGGTCGAAGCGAACCCGGATGGGCTGACTAAAGAAAAACTTTCCATTCTCCGCGCGGCTGGGGTAAACCGGTTAAGCATCGGGGTGCAGACGTTCGATGATCAGCTTCTTCAAGCGATCGGTCGCACACACCGACGCGGCGATGCCGAGCGGGCGGTGGCCATGGCAAGGGAAGCCGGGTTTGAAAATATCAGCCTCGATCTCATGTACGGGCTTCCCGGGCAGACGTTTGAACAGTTTCTTGCCGATTTGGAAACGGCATTTTCGCTTCATGTGCCGCATCTTTCTGCCTATTCGCTCATTCTTGAGCCGAAAACGATCTTTTACAATGAGTGGCGAAAAGGCCGCCTTTACCTTCCGGGGGAGGAGGCAGAAGCGGCGATGTATGAAGCGGCAATGGAACGAACGACAGCCCGCGGTTATCGGCAATACGAAATTAGCAACTACGCGTTCCAAGGATTTGAAAGCCGGCACAATTTCGTGTACTGGAACAATGAAGAGTATTACGGCATCGGTGCCGGGGCACACAGCTACGTTGATGGAGTGCGGCGCGCCAATATCGGTCCGGTCCGCCATTACATCGAGAAGGTGGAACGCGGCGAATGGCCGCACCGCGACGTACACCGCTTGACCGTCCGCGAACAGATGGAGGAGGAAATGTTTTTAGGATTGCGCAAGACGGAAGGAGTGTCCAAGGCCTGCTTCCAGCAAAAGTTTGGCTGTGAGATGAACGACGTGTTTGGCGAGGCGATCCGTCGTGAAATCGAAAACGGACGCCTTGAGGAGACGGCGACCCACGTCCGCTTGACAAAGCGCGGCAAGCTGCTCGGCAATGAAGTGTTCGCCGCCTTTCTCGGCGAAATGTAA